One Stenotrophomonas maltophilia DNA window includes the following coding sequences:
- a CDS encoding adenylosuccinate synthase, which yields MGQSVVVLGAQWGDEGKGKIVDLLTEEIGAVVRFQGGHNAGHTLVINGKKTVLHLIPSGILRDDALCLIGNGVVISPAALQKEIAELEASGVEVRSRLKISPAAPLIMPYHIALDQARERAAGGKAIGTTGRGIGPAYEDKVARRGIRIADLHYPKQLEELLRTALDYHNFVLTKYLNTDAVDFQKTFDEALAFGEYVQPMKSDVAGILHDLRKQGKRVLFEGAQGALLDIDHGTYPYVTSSNTTVGGALAGSGVGADSIDYVLGIAKAYATRVGGGPFPTELDDEVGQGIRDRGAEYGASTGRPRRCGWMDIVALKRAVAINGISGLCITKLDVLDGMEKLKVCIAYEYNGKRTEYAPLDAQGWEDCTPVYLEFPGWSENTHGITNWDELPPAARAYLRSLEELAGCPISIVSTGPDRDHTMVLQDPFA from the coding sequence ATGGGTCAGTCTGTCGTAGTTTTGGGTGCCCAGTGGGGCGATGAAGGCAAGGGCAAGATCGTTGATCTGCTCACTGAGGAAATCGGCGCCGTCGTGCGCTTCCAGGGCGGCCACAATGCCGGCCACACCCTGGTCATCAATGGCAAGAAGACCGTCCTGCACCTGATCCCGTCGGGCATCCTGCGTGACGATGCGCTGTGCCTGATCGGCAACGGCGTGGTGATCTCGCCGGCCGCGCTGCAGAAGGAAATCGCCGAGCTGGAAGCCTCCGGCGTCGAAGTGCGTTCGCGCCTGAAGATCTCCCCGGCCGCGCCGTTGATCATGCCGTACCACATCGCCCTGGACCAGGCGCGCGAGCGCGCTGCCGGCGGCAAGGCGATCGGCACCACCGGCCGTGGCATCGGCCCGGCCTACGAAGACAAGGTGGCGCGTCGCGGCATCCGCATCGCCGACCTGCATTACCCGAAGCAGCTGGAAGAGCTGCTGCGTACTGCGCTGGATTACCACAACTTCGTGCTGACCAAGTATCTGAACACCGATGCGGTCGATTTCCAGAAGACCTTCGACGAAGCGCTGGCCTTCGGCGAATACGTGCAGCCGATGAAGTCCGACGTGGCCGGCATCCTGCACGACCTGCGCAAGCAGGGTAAGCGCGTGCTGTTCGAAGGCGCGCAGGGTGCGCTGCTGGACATCGACCACGGCACCTACCCGTACGTCACCAGCTCCAACACCACCGTTGGTGGTGCGCTGGCCGGTTCCGGCGTCGGCGCCGATTCGATCGACTACGTGCTGGGTATCGCCAAGGCCTACGCCACCCGCGTCGGCGGCGGCCCGTTCCCGACCGAGCTGGACGACGAAGTCGGCCAGGGCATCCGTGACCGCGGCGCCGAGTATGGTGCCTCGACCGGCCGCCCGCGTCGTTGCGGCTGGATGGACATCGTCGCGCTGAAGCGCGCCGTGGCCATCAACGGCATCAGCGGCCTGTGCATCACCAAGCTGGACGTGCTGGATGGCATGGAAAAGCTGAAGGTCTGCATCGCCTACGAATACAACGGCAAGCGCACCGAGTACGCGCCGCTGGACGCACAGGGCTGGGAAGACTGCACCCCGGTGTACCTGGAGTTCCCGGGCTGGAGCGAGAACACCCACGGCATCACCAACTGGGACGAGCTGCCGCCGGCCGCACGTGCCTACCTGCGTTCGCTGGAAGAGCTGGCCGGCTGCCCGATCAGCATCGTCTCCACCGGCCCCGACCGTGACCACACCATGGTCCTGCAGGATCCGTTCGCCTGA
- a CDS encoding DUF2065 domain-containing protein gives MKDLFAAVCLVAVLEGLFLFVAPFAWKRMVERLLDLPSPALRSFGGLVLLAGLSLLWWVRH, from the coding sequence ATGAAAGATCTGTTCGCCGCCGTCTGCCTGGTGGCGGTGCTGGAAGGCCTGTTCCTGTTCGTCGCGCCGTTTGCCTGGAAGCGCATGGTCGAGCGCCTGTTGGACCTGCCCAGCCCGGCCCTGCGCAGCTTCGGCGGGCTGGTGCTGCTGGCCGGCCTGAGCCTGCTGTGGTGGGTGCGGCATTGA